A genomic stretch from Tribolium castaneum strain GA2 chromosome 6, icTriCast1.1, whole genome shotgun sequence includes:
- the LOC103314575 gene encoding uncharacterized protein LOC103314575 isoform X2 encodes MFIRKECLPELFLPPPLQLVAKSSEEERKDSAATGLPEKIVDECDPKTLTDKNFVVNLETFEPEPIVLTEHVTSESSETEDTLFCDKVLDTVENANSSSVDYVMSTPLEKPYFRSIKNFPMDSHVTTDVCRICFRFLTDQETVQINEGTNSDLVNIEHMLKTVLPALDLNVCSNKVICLQCSDLVNHSFNLNTLWLLTEQKLQTIIGSKKNKYNPEADLIIVTKSEVEEGSEETIIKIEHDHAYEKQAQTLPVVLVSNGNGKISYHTKTKKITRKSQWGSGPYICEICGALYHQIRAFRRHIWNHNRKNTTNRKQEHV; translated from the exons ATTCTGCAGCGACGGGTCTCCCTGAAAAAATAGTTG ATGAATGTGATCCTAAAACACTTACGGACAAAAACTTCGTGGTAAATTTAGAGACTTTTGAACCAGAACCAATTGTTTTAACAGAGCATGTCACATCAGAAAGCAGTGAGACGGAAGATACACTATTTTGTGACAAAGTTTTAGATACAGTCGAAAATGCCAATAGTAGTTCTGTTGATTATGTTATGAGTACACCACTTGAAAAACCGTATTTTAGGTCCATCAAAAATTTTCCGATGG ATAGTCACGTTACTACGGATGTTTGTCgtatttgttttcgttttttaactGACCAGGAAACCGTCCAAATTAATGAGGGAACAAATTCGGACTTGGTTAATATTGAACATATGTTAAAGACAGTATTACCAGCTCTGGATTTGAATGTGTGTTCCAATAAAGTAATTTGTTTACAATGTTCAGACCTTGTAAACCACAGTTTTAACTTAAATACACTATGGCTGTTAACGGAACAGAAATTACAAACCATTATTGGttctaagaaaaataaatataatccCGAAGCCGATTTAATCATTGTTACTAAATCAGAAGTTGAGGAAGGTTCAGAAGAGACTATCATCAAGATAGAGCATGACCATGCGTATGAAAAACAGGCACAAACTTTACCAGTTGTATTAGTTTCTAATGGTAATGGGAAAATTTCATATCACACCAagaccaaaaaaataactagGAAATCTCAGTGGGGTTCCGGTCCCTACATATGTGAAATATGTGGTGCCTTATACCACCAGATACGCGCTTTCAGACGGCATATATGGAATCACAACCgcaaaaatacaacaaatcgAAAACAAGAACATGTGTGA
- the LOC103314577 gene encoding serine protease 7 translates to MALLLIFLFFTPLIITSYEHCQTPNQQPGKCVIINQCPHLFSVVLQNATGEESKKLIQKSHCGFESLLFPKVCCPLEAIELLEESGAISQNKHSTKCGLHVPDGPSDPWLALLEYEHGDGRREFLCGGVLINKRYVLTAAHCITQKPKLGTVHLGEYRSTSGLQLVIPVDGTIVHPEYKPNDPHQYHDIALVRLKQKVNFKDGIVRPICVPMDSRKVFIGKTLQLAGWDTVGNFTKKRDGIATVWNNSECHLIYNTTQVNLKDSQMCAGGKKLPYRDQHHIDFGGILMHVAKDTSYSVQGIRSIVPPCCEKDYPKVYTKVASYFTWIMDNLKP, encoded by the exons ATGGCACTactcttaatatttttattttttacacccTTAATAATCACATCTT atGAACATTGTCAAACACCTAACCAGCAACCAGGCAAATGTGTTATAATAAATCAATGCCCACATTTATTTTCTGTAGTTTTGCAAAATGCAACAGGCGAAGAATCAAAGAAACTTATCCAAAAGTCTCACTGCGGTTTCGAGTCTCTCTTATTTCCTAAAGTTTGTTGTCCTTTAGAAGCCATCGAACTTCTAGAAGAAAGTGGAgcaatttctcaaaataaacATTCAACTAAGTGTGGTTTACATGTGCCCGATGGACCATCGGACCCATGGCTTGCCCTATTGGAATATGAACATG gTGATGGACGGCGTGAATTTTTATGTGGTGGAGTGTTGATTAACAAAAGATATGTTTTGACAGCAGCTCATTGCATCACACAAAAGCCCAAAtt ggGAACCGTCCATTTAGGGGAATATAGAAGTACTAGTGGGTTGCAATTAGTTATTCCAGTGGATGGTACTATCGTACATCCAGAGTATAAACCCAACGACCCACATCAATACCATGACATTGCTTTAGTCCGTTTgaaacaaaaagttaattttaaagaTG gAATTGTAAGGCCAATTTGTGTACCAATGGACAGTAGAAAAGTGTTTATAGGGAAAACTCTGCAGTTAGCAGGTTGGGACACAGTTGgtaattttacgaaaaagcGCGATGGTATT GCAACAGTTTGGAACAATTCTGAGTGTCACTTGATATACAACACTACTCAAGTGAATTTAAAGGATTCTCAGATGTGTGCCGGGGGTAAAAAACTGCCCTATAGGGATCAACATCACATAGATTTTGGAGGGATTTTAATGCATGTTGCTAAAGATACTTCTTATTCCGTTCAAGGGATTCGATCCATTGTACCCCCTTGTTGTGAAAAAGATTATCCAAAAGTTTACACTAAAGTAGCCAGCTATTTCACATGGATTATGGATAATTTAAAACcataa
- the LOC655632 gene encoding esterase FE4 isoform X1: protein MIDNEMFAKTAIIFILMKFVCSDNGNSIIQLPNGKILGREAVTFDKKSYYAFEKIPYATPPLGSLRFKAPQSAQNWDGILNTTHMDVTCMQVTKNLSKESEDCLYLNVYTPQLPHNDNVSFPVMLYIHGGAFMHESSMDSAPDLFLNNDIIFVSINYRLGPFGFLSTQDEVIPGNNGLKDQLLAIRWTHDNIIYFGGDPGRIIISGESAGSASVAYQLLNPHSQDLFQGAILESGSCLSPWSYQRNSRNIAFATAAILNSTFETNNDSQALLEFLQNVDAQELDAAAQKYLNKVSTPWDYDVSQGCVWAPVIEPKNPDAFLTKKMYGLVKAGNIAKVPILMGFNSEESLYFNKDPDTFKSSMETWDKNLDIIVPNDMQITDQEQRVKVGQAIREIYTGGQPFADNLGAGIRYSSDTSFTRPIRKHAEFASSFTQIFFYQFSYDGILGNINVHYDGAENVGHTEIIKYLFCSGSKCDISENPENDQITRNRLIKLWTDFAKYLNPTPEPSQLLQNITWPSISTDHGDFPYLDINEKLEIKKFPKEETFAKWIELYNDLDYKDFDTY, encoded by the exons ATGATTGATAA CGAAATGTTTGCCAAAACtgccataatttttattttaatgaaatttgtttGTTCC gatAATGGAAATTCTATAATCCAGTTACCCAATGGCAAAATTTTAGGTCGCGAAGCTGTAACATTTGATAAAAAGAGCTACTATGCTTTTGAAAAGATTCCTTATGCCACTCCTCCACTAGGATCACTGCGATTTAAAGCACCACAATCTGCTCAAAATTGGGATGGAATTCTTAATACAACTCATATGGATGTTACTTGTATGCAAGTAACAAAGAACTTATCGAAGGAATCTGAAGATTGTCTCTATCTCAATGTCTACACTCCTCaa CTTCCTCACAATGACAATGTTTCGTTTCCGGTAATGCTATACATACATGGGGGTGCCTTTATGCATGAGTCAAGTATGGATTCCGCCCCCGATCTGTTTCTCAATAAcgatattatttttgtatctaTTAATTATAGATTAGGACCTTTTG GTTTCCTTTCAACGCAAGATGAAGTCATTCCAGGTAACAATGGTTTAAAAGATCAACTTCTAGCAATACGATGGACACATGACAATATCATATATTTTGGAGGTGATCCTGGGAGGATAATTATTTCAGGAGAGAGTGCTGGTTCAGCTAGTGTGGCTTATCAACTCTTAAATCCACACTCACAgg aCTTATTTCAAGGGGCTATTTTAGAAAGCGGCTCATGTTTGAGTCCTTGGTCATATCAAAGGAATTCCAGAAACATTGCTTTTGCAACTGCTGCCATTTTGAATTCaacatttgaaacaaacaaCGATTCACAAGCTTTATTGGAATTTCTGCAAAATGTTGATGCTCAGGAGTTAGATGCAGCGGCACAAAAATATCTTAACAAG GTAAGTACTCCATGGGATTACGACGTATCGCAAGGATGTGTTTGGGCTCCTGTAATTGAACCCAAAAATCCAGATGCTTTTCttactaaaaaaatgtatggATTGGTTAAAGCCGGAAACATTGCAAAGGTACCAATACTTATGGGATTCAATTCTGAAGAAAGTCTCTACTTTAATAAAG ATCCAGACACATTCAAATCTTCGATGGAAACTTGGGACAAAAACTTGGATATAATAGTCCCGAATGACATGCAAATTACCGATCAAGAACAACGCGTAAAAGTGGGCCAAGCGATTAGAGAAATATACACAGGAGGTCAACCGTTTGCTGATAATTTGGGAGCTGGAATTAGA tacTCTAGTGATACCTCCTTTACTCGACCTATTCGCAAACACGCCGAATTTGCTTCGTCTTTTACTCAAATATTCTTTTATCAGTTCTCTTATGATGGAATATTGGGAAACATTAATGTTCATTATGATGGTGCAGAAAATGTTGGCCATACAGAGATTATAAAGTATTTGTTTTGTTCAGGATCAAAGTGTGATATTAGTGAGAATCCAGAAAACGATCAAATTACGAGAAACCGGCTCATCAAATTATGGACTGATTTTGCAAAGTATTT AAATCCAACACCGGAACCAtcacaattattgcaaaatattACCTGGCCAAGTATTTCCACTGATCATGGTGACTTTCCCTATCTGgatattaatgaaaaattggaaataaaaaaatttccaaaagaAGAAACTTTTGCAAAATGGATCGAACTTTATAATGATTTGGACTACAAAGATTTTGACACCTACTAA
- the LOC655632 gene encoding esterase FE4 isoform X2, whose product MIDNEMFAKTAIIFILMKFVCSDNGNSIIQLPNGKILGREAVTFDKKSYYAFEKIPYATPPLGSLRFKAPQSAQNWDGILNTTHMDVTCMQVTKNLSKESEDCLYLNVYTPQLPHNDNVSFPVMLYIHGGAFMHESSMDSAPDLFLNNDIIFVSINYRLGPFGFLSTQDEVIPGNNGLKDQLLAIRWTHDNIIYFGGDPGRIIISGESAGSASVAYQLLNPHSQDLFQGAILESGSCLSPWSYQRNSRNIAFATAAILNSTFETNNDSQALLEFLQNVDAQELDAAAQKYLNKVSTPWDYDVSQGCVWAPVIEPKNPDAFLTKKMYGLVKAGNIAKVPILMGFNSEESLYFNKDPDTFKSSMETWDKNLDIIVPNDMQITDQEQRVKVGQAIREIYTGGQPFADNLGAGIRYSSDTSFTRPIRKHAEFASSFTQIFFYQFSYDGILGNINVHYDGAENVGHTEIIKYLFCSGSKCDISENPENDQITRNRLIKLWTDFAKNPTPEPSQLLQNITWPSISTDHGDFPYLDINEKLEIKKFPKEETFAKWIELYNDLDYKDFDTY is encoded by the exons ATGATTGATAA CGAAATGTTTGCCAAAACtgccataatttttattttaatgaaatttgtttGTTCC gatAATGGAAATTCTATAATCCAGTTACCCAATGGCAAAATTTTAGGTCGCGAAGCTGTAACATTTGATAAAAAGAGCTACTATGCTTTTGAAAAGATTCCTTATGCCACTCCTCCACTAGGATCACTGCGATTTAAAGCACCACAATCTGCTCAAAATTGGGATGGAATTCTTAATACAACTCATATGGATGTTACTTGTATGCAAGTAACAAAGAACTTATCGAAGGAATCTGAAGATTGTCTCTATCTCAATGTCTACACTCCTCaa CTTCCTCACAATGACAATGTTTCGTTTCCGGTAATGCTATACATACATGGGGGTGCCTTTATGCATGAGTCAAGTATGGATTCCGCCCCCGATCTGTTTCTCAATAAcgatattatttttgtatctaTTAATTATAGATTAGGACCTTTTG GTTTCCTTTCAACGCAAGATGAAGTCATTCCAGGTAACAATGGTTTAAAAGATCAACTTCTAGCAATACGATGGACACATGACAATATCATATATTTTGGAGGTGATCCTGGGAGGATAATTATTTCAGGAGAGAGTGCTGGTTCAGCTAGTGTGGCTTATCAACTCTTAAATCCACACTCACAgg aCTTATTTCAAGGGGCTATTTTAGAAAGCGGCTCATGTTTGAGTCCTTGGTCATATCAAAGGAATTCCAGAAACATTGCTTTTGCAACTGCTGCCATTTTGAATTCaacatttgaaacaaacaaCGATTCACAAGCTTTATTGGAATTTCTGCAAAATGTTGATGCTCAGGAGTTAGATGCAGCGGCACAAAAATATCTTAACAAG GTAAGTACTCCATGGGATTACGACGTATCGCAAGGATGTGTTTGGGCTCCTGTAATTGAACCCAAAAATCCAGATGCTTTTCttactaaaaaaatgtatggATTGGTTAAAGCCGGAAACATTGCAAAGGTACCAATACTTATGGGATTCAATTCTGAAGAAAGTCTCTACTTTAATAAAG ATCCAGACACATTCAAATCTTCGATGGAAACTTGGGACAAAAACTTGGATATAATAGTCCCGAATGACATGCAAATTACCGATCAAGAACAACGCGTAAAAGTGGGCCAAGCGATTAGAGAAATATACACAGGAGGTCAACCGTTTGCTGATAATTTGGGAGCTGGAATTAGA tacTCTAGTGATACCTCCTTTACTCGACCTATTCGCAAACACGCCGAATTTGCTTCGTCTTTTACTCAAATATTCTTTTATCAGTTCTCTTATGATGGAATATTGGGAAACATTAATGTTCATTATGATGGTGCAGAAAATGTTGGCCATACAGAGATTATAAAGTATTTGTTTTGTTCAGGATCAAAGTGTGATATTAGTGAGAATCCAGAAAACGATCAAATTACGAGAAACCGGCTCATCAAATTATGGACTGATTTTGCAAA AAATCCAACACCGGAACCAtcacaattattgcaaaatattACCTGGCCAAGTATTTCCACTGATCATGGTGACTTTCCCTATCTGgatattaatgaaaaattggaaataaaaaaatttccaaaagaAGAAACTTTTGCAAAATGGATCGAACTTTATAATGATTTGGACTACAAAGATTTTGACACCTACTAA